One region of Oryza sativa Japonica Group chromosome 5, ASM3414082v1 genomic DNA includes:
- the LOC4338726 gene encoding DNA-directed RNA polymerase II subunit RPB7 has translation MFFHIVLERNMQLHPRHFGPHLRDKLVSKLIKDVEGTCSGRHGFVVAITGVEDVGKGLIREGTGYVTFPVKYQCVVFRPFKGEILEAVVTMVNKMGFFAEAGPVQIFVSNHLIPDDMEFQSGDVPNYTTSDGSVKIQKDSEVRLKIIGTRVDATEIFCIGTIKDDFLGVISDPGAAV, from the exons ATGTTCTTCCACATCGTGCTGGAGCGGAACATGCAGCTGCACCCGCGGCACTTCGGCCCGCACCTCCGCGACAAGCTCGTCTCCAAGCTCATCAAGGACGTCGAGGGCACCTGCAG CGGGCGGCATGGGTTCGTGGTGGCGATCACGGGGGTGGAGGATGTCGGCAAGGGGCTCATCAGGGAGGGCACGGGCTACGTCACCTTCCCGGTCAAGTACCAGTGCGTCGTCTTCCGCCCCTTCAAGGGCGAGATCCTGGAGGCCGTCGTCACCATGGTCAACAAG ATGGGGTTCTTCGCGGAGGCTGGGCCTGTGCAGATCTTCGTGTCCAACCAT TTGATTCCTGATGATATGGAGTTCCAATCTGGGGATGTGCCAAATTATACTACTTCTGATGGATCG GTGAAAATTCAGAAAGATAGTGAGGTTCGGTTGAAGATTATTGGGACACGTGTTGATGCAACAGAAATT TTTTGCATTGGCACAATAAAAGATGACTTCCTGGGCGTTATCAGTGATCCTGGTGCGGCAGTGTAA
- the LOC9270806 gene encoding 1-(5-phosphoribosyl)-5-[(5-phosphoribosylamino)methylideneamino] imidazole-4-carboxamide isomerase, chloroplastic yields MASRVPSPPCAAARSGWAVPMVSVRPARSGVARGRAVVCAVIFRPCIDIHKGKVKQIVGSTLRDSSNDGTALVTNFESDKPPAEFANIYKEDELIGGHVIMLGADPASQAAAMEALHAYPGGLQVGGGINLENAISYLNEGASHVIVTSYVFSEGKMNIERLKQLVDLVGKHRLVLDLSCRKKDGRYAIVTDRWQKFSDVFVDEPTLKHLAAYADEFLVHGVDVEGKRLGIDEELVELLGRYSPIPVTYAGGVSTMDDLERIKRAGNSRVDVTVGSALDIFGGDLPYKDVVLWHKEQNMVSQP; encoded by the exons ATGGCATCGAGGGTTCCGTCTCCAccgtgcgcggcggcgcggtccgGTTGGGCTGTCCCGATGGTCTCCGTCCGGCCGGCGAGATCCGGCGTGGCGA GAGGACGTGCTGTGGTGTGCGCCGTTATCTTCAGGCCGTGTATCGATATTCATAAG GGGAAAGTTAAACAGATTGTTGGCTCTACTCTTCGGGATTCATCAAACGATGGCACGGCACTTGTTACAAATTTTGAATCAGACAAACCTCCAGCAGAATTTGCAAATATATATAAAGAGGATGAACTTATTGGTGGACATGTAATCATGCTTGGTGCAGATCCTGCTAGTCAAGCTGCTGCCATGGAAGCACTACATGCATATCCTG GTGGTTTGCAAGTTGGAGGTGGAATAAATTTGGAGAATGCGATATCTTACCTTAATGAAGGTGCCAGTCACGTGATTGTTACTTCT TATGTGTTTAGTGAAGGCAAAATGAACATTGAACGGCTGAAGCAACTTGTCGATCTGGTTGGGAAACATAGGCTTGTTTTGGACCTTAGTTGTAGAAAAAAG GATGGAAGATATGCCATCGTGACTGACAGATGGCAGAAATTCAGTGATGTCTTTGTGGATGAGCCAACATTAAAACATCTTGCTGCCTATGCAGATGAATTTTTGGTTCATGGTGTTGATGTGGAGGGGAAAAG GTTAGGAATTGATGAAGAACTTGTCGAACTATTGGGACGTTATTCACCT ATACCTGTAACTTATGCTGGGGGTGTGTCTACAATGGATGACCTAGAGAGGATAAAAAGAGCAGGCAACAGTCGAGTTGATGTTACGGTTGGGAGTGCCCTTGATATATTCGGAGGAGATTTGCCCTACAAGGACGTCGTTCTTTGGCACAAGGAACAAAATATGGTTAGCCAACCATGA
- the LOC4338728 gene encoding GDSL esterase/lipase At1g54790 precursor, translating into MRGPPHAAAVLLVAAAALCLGGRAEELEASSPEFNYPAVFNFGDSNSDTGGRVAAGFESIAPPYGSTFFGSPSGRFCDGRLIIDFLMDAMDMPFLNAYLDSVGAPNLRAGVNFAQAGCSITPATATSVSPFSFGLQIKQFFAFKDKVTKLLSKGDTYRRYIPQSDYFSRGLYTFDIGQNDLAGEFYWKTEDQVAASIPTILLEFETGLKKLYEQGARKFWIHNTGPLGCLPQNVAFFGKDRSQLDELRCVAKHNRVAKLFNLQLHALCTKLRGEFAGASITYVDIYTIKYSLIANYSRYGFENPIQACCGYGGPPLNYDSRVPCGQTASLNGNLVTAKGCKDSTEFVNWDGIHYTEAANFHIASQILTGRYSDPPFADKMPFLIKPKF; encoded by the exons ATGCGCGGGCCACCGCATGCTGCGGCggtgctcctcgtcgccgccgccgccctctgcctCGGCGGCCGCGCGGAGGAGCTCGAGGCGTCGTCGCCGGAGTTCAACTACCCGGCGGTGTTCAACTTCGGCGACTCCAACTCCGACACGGGAGGGCGCGTGGCCGCCGGGTTCGAGTCCATCGCGCCTCCCTACGGCTCCACCTTCTTCGGCTCCCCCTCCGGCCGGTTCTGCGACGGCCGCCTCATCATCGACTTCCTCA TGGATGCAATGGATATGCCGTTCCTCAATGCATATTTGGATTCTGTTGGTGCACCTAACTTACGTGCGGGTGTTAATTTTGCTCAAGCTGGCTGTTCAATTACTCCAGCAACGGCAACATCTGTCAGCCCATTTTCATTTGGTCTTCAGATTAAGCAATTCTTTGCATTCAAGGACAAAGTTACTAAGCTTCTATCTAAAG GAGATACGTACAGGAGATATATTCCTCAGTCGGATTACTTTTCGCGGGGACTTTACACGTTTGACATAGGTCAAAATGACCTTGCTGGTGAATTCTACTGGAAAACAGAGGACCAAGTTGCTGCATCCATTCCGACTATTTTGTTGGAATTCGAAACTGGGCTGAAG AAATTATATGAGCAAGGTGCCAGGAAATTCTGGATTCACAACACAGGTCCTCTTGGCTGCTTACCTCAAAACGTAGCTTTTTTCGGCAAAGACCGATCCCAGCTGGATGAACTTCGTTGTGTAGCAAAGCATAATCGTGTTGCAAAGCTTTTCAACTTACAGCTGCATGCACTTTGCACAAAGTTAAGAGGTGAATTCGCTGGGGCTAGTATCACTTATGTTGACATCTACACCATCAAGTACAGCCTGATCGCTAATTATTCGCGCTATG GGTTCGAGAATCCCATCCAAGCATGCTGTGGATATGGAGGGCCACCCTTGAACTATGACAGTAGAGTACCTTGTGGGCAGACAGCGTCTCTGAATGGTAATCTTGTAACAGCCAAAGGGTGCAAGGACAGTACAGAATTTGTCAATTGGGATGGAATCCATTACACAGAAGCTGCGAATTTCCACATCGCGTCGCAGATCCTTACAGGGAGATACTCTGACCCTCCATTTGCTGACAAGATGCCATTTCTCATAAAACCGAAGTTCTAA
- the LOC4338729 gene encoding uPF0603 protein Os05g0401100, chloroplastic has protein sequence METLLSPSTLLSPLRGSKKKPASPAASASSSSSSPARSVVSCALRRQQPPPQAVAAWRGDGGRGGGVGSWATFLQHGLAAAALSLAISMAPAPAPAVASEFDVLNGGPPEDTYVVDDAGVLSRVTKSDVKRLVRDLESRKNIRINFITVRKLTSKADAFEYADQVLEKWYPTVEEGNNKGIVVLVTSQKEGAITGGPAFVQAVGDEILDSTVSENLPVLATDEKYNEAIYTTAKRLAAAIDGLPDPGGPTFKDNKRESNFKTKEETEEKRGQFTLVVGGLLVIAFVVPMAQYYAYISKK, from the exons ATGGAgaccctcctctccccctccacATTGCTCTCCCCTCTCCGCGGCTCCAAGAAGAAGCCGGCGAGCcccgccgcgtcggcgtcgtcgtcgtcgtcgtctcccgccAGGTCCGTCGTCTCCTGCGCGCTCAGgaggcagcagccgccgccgcaggcggtCGCCGCTTGGCGCGGAgacggcggccgcggtggcggcgtcgggagCTGGGCGACGTTCTTGCAGCACGGcctggccgcggcggcgctgtcgCTGGCAATCAGCATGgcgccggcgcccgcgccggccgtgGCGTCGGAGTTCGACGTGCTGAACGGCGGGCCGCCGGAGGACACGTACGTGGTGGACGACGCCGGCGTGCTCAGCCGCGTGACCAAGTCCGACGTGAAGCGGCTCGTCCGCGACCTCGAGTCCCGCAAGAACATCAGGATCAACTTCATCACCGTGCGCAAGCTCACG AGCAAAGCTGACGCGTTCGAGTACGCGGACCAAGTGCTGGAGAAGTGGTACCCGACGGTGGAGGAGGGCAACAACAAGGGCATCGTCGTGCTCGTCACCAGCCAGAAGGAGGGCGCCATCACCGGCGGCCCGGCCTTCGTGCAGGCCGTCGGCGACGAGATCCTCGACTCCACCGTCTCCGAGAACCTCCCAG TGCTGGCGACGGACGAGAAGTACAACGAGGCAATCTACACGACGGCgaagcggctggcggcggcgatcgacGGGCTGCCGGACCCCGGCGGGCCGACGTTCAAGGACAACAAGAGGGAGTCCAACTTCAAGACGAAGGAGGAGACGGAGGAGAAGCGCGGCCAGTTCacgctcgtcgtcggcggcctgCTCGTCATCGCCTTCGTCGTGCCCATGGCGCAGTACTACGCCTACATCTCCAAGAAGTGA
- the LOC4338730 gene encoding uncharacterized LOC4338730, which translates to MMSTLSLSSPLFLAAPPKVQGVISCRAALASASWNSVMVHGGRQRRATIVNVLGRKSKTRETIVPDPDYRLPIVILGIAGAFAYADNLLAAAPVGLLGCLLLFQTTRVRFVFDDEALEVKVGDQLEESGENVFVGGKNRWRYSTFVNWELWWPQFPILVYFKETQTKPEGQIHFFPVIFNGRQLYDAMVERAGPSETSGPK; encoded by the exons ATGATGTCCACTCTCTCATTATCTTCCCCACTCTTCCTGGCAGCTCCTCCCAAAG TTCAAGGTGTGATTTCGTGTCGAGCGGCTTTAGCTAGTGCATCATGGAACTCTGTTATGGTACATGGTGGGAGGCAACGGCGTGCAACAATAGTAAACGTG CTTGGAAGAAAGTCGAAGACCAGAGAGACTATCGTCCCTGACCCTGACTATCGATTGCCAATTGTTATACTTG GGATAGCTGGTGCATTTGCATATGCAGACAATCttcttgctgctgcacctgtaGGCCTACTGGGGTGTCTTCTTTTGTTCCAG ACTACTAGAGTACGATTTGTCTTCGATGATGAGGCCCTG GAAGTGAAAGTGGGCGATCAGTTAGAGGAGTCAGGTGAAAATGTATTTGTCGGTGGCAAGAATCGTTGGAG GTACTCAACATTTGTGAATTGGGAACTGTGGTGGCCACAATTTCCTATCTTGGTTTATTTCAAGGAGACCCAAACAAAACCCGAAGGGCAAATTCATTTCTTCCCTGTGATTTTT AACGGCCGACAGCTTTATGATGCTATGGTGGAGCGTGCTGGACCTTCGGAAACTAGCGGTCCTAAATAG